The following coding sequences are from one Granulicella arctica window:
- a CDS encoding ABC-F family ATP-binding cassette domain-containing protein — MPPILNAQGLTKAFGATPLFRDISFTVSDGDRIGLIGPNGAGKSTLLKVLAGDEDADAGDVATRKRARVGYVRQESTFAPGLTVRDVLERALVEAKVPEIEHEGRLRETSGRTGFPDMKAEAARLSGGWRKRLAIAEAVVTAPDVLLLDEPTNHLDLAGIAWLEELLNEASFACVLVSHDRYFLENVATAIVELNRVYADGLLRVQGTYSKFIEGKQGYMEAQSKLQDALKNRVKIEVDWLRRGPKARSTKAKARIDNANDLIGQLKEVNSRVQTASAGIDFSATDRQTKRLVEFEDVSCVLGDRKIVEGLKFLVTSGMRVGLVGPNGSGKTTLLRLLRDEIQPSAGTIKKAASLKIVYFSQTRELEEGVTLRRALAPDSDSVVYQGRVVHVASYATKFLFTSEQLNQPVERLSGGERARVLIAKLMLEPADLLLLDEPTNDLDIATLEILEESLLEYTGALMLVTHDRYMLDRVSTIVLGLDGKGGTETFADYSQWEQWRGATVEESIIPGQTGKAVASVAAAPVSGGKKKLSYLEAREFAGIKAAVEAAEDRLQAAREALEDTAVVTDAVKLTAALKEMEDAQEVADGLYARWAELSEKAG, encoded by the coding sequence ATGCCACCAATCCTCAATGCGCAGGGGCTGACGAAGGCCTTTGGCGCAACGCCGTTGTTTCGTGATATTTCGTTTACTGTTTCAGATGGAGACCGCATTGGGCTGATCGGGCCGAATGGGGCGGGAAAGTCCACGCTGTTGAAGGTGTTGGCGGGGGATGAGGACGCGGATGCGGGCGATGTTGCGACGCGGAAGCGGGCTCGTGTGGGGTATGTGCGGCAGGAGTCAACGTTTGCTCCGGGGCTGACGGTGCGGGATGTGCTGGAGCGGGCGCTGGTGGAGGCGAAGGTTCCGGAGATCGAGCACGAGGGGCGGCTGCGGGAGACGAGTGGGCGGACGGGCTTTCCGGATATGAAGGCCGAGGCGGCGCGGTTGAGCGGCGGCTGGCGGAAGCGGCTGGCGATTGCCGAGGCCGTGGTGACGGCTCCGGATGTGCTGCTGCTGGATGAGCCGACGAACCATCTGGATCTGGCTGGGATTGCGTGGCTGGAGGAGTTACTGAATGAGGCTTCTTTCGCTTGCGTTCTGGTCAGCCATGATCGTTATTTTCTTGAGAATGTTGCGACGGCGATCGTCGAACTGAACCGGGTGTACGCGGACGGGCTGCTGCGGGTGCAGGGGACGTACTCGAAGTTTATCGAGGGCAAGCAGGGGTACATGGAGGCGCAGAGCAAGTTGCAGGATGCGCTGAAGAATCGGGTGAAGATCGAGGTCGACTGGTTGCGGCGTGGGCCGAAGGCTCGGAGCACGAAGGCTAAGGCTCGGATCGACAATGCGAATGATCTGATTGGGCAGTTGAAAGAGGTGAACTCGCGGGTGCAGACTGCTTCCGCTGGCATCGACTTCTCCGCTACAGATCGGCAGACGAAGCGGCTGGTTGAGTTTGAGGATGTGAGCTGCGTGTTGGGGGATCGGAAGATCGTTGAGGGGCTGAAGTTTCTGGTGACCTCTGGGATGCGGGTGGGTCTGGTGGGGCCGAATGGAAGCGGCAAGACGACGCTGCTGCGGCTGCTGCGGGATGAGATTCAGCCGAGCGCGGGGACGATCAAGAAGGCGGCTTCGCTGAAGATTGTTTATTTTTCGCAGACGAGGGAGCTGGAGGAGGGAGTGACGCTGCGGCGGGCTCTGGCTCCGGACTCGGACTCGGTGGTGTACCAGGGGCGTGTGGTGCATGTGGCGAGTTATGCTACGAAGTTTCTGTTTACCAGCGAGCAACTGAACCAGCCTGTCGAGAGGTTGAGTGGTGGGGAGCGGGCTCGTGTGCTGATCGCGAAGCTGATGCTGGAGCCTGCGGATCTATTGCTGCTGGACGAACCGACGAACGATCTGGATATTGCGACGCTGGAGATTCTGGAAGAGAGTCTGCTCGAGTACACGGGTGCTCTGATGCTGGTGACGCACGATCGCTACATGCTGGATCGGGTGTCGACGATTGTGCTGGGGCTGGATGGGAAGGGTGGGACGGAGACGTTCGCGGACTACTCGCAGTGGGAGCAGTGGCGCGGAGCGACGGTGGAGGAGTCGATTATTCCGGGGCAGACGGGGAAGGCTGTGGCTTCGGTTGCGGCGGCTCCGGTGAGCGGTGGGAAGAAGAAGCTGTCGTACCTGGAGGCTCGGGAGTTTGCGGGGATCAAGGCGGCGGTGGAGGCTGCTGAGGATCGGTTGCAGGCGGCTCGTGAGGCTCTGGAGGATACGGCGGTCGTGACGGATGCGGTGAAGCTGACGGCTGCGCTGAAGGAGATGGAGGACGCGCAGGAGGTTGCGGATGGGCTGTATGCGCGTTGGGCGGAGTTGTCGGAGAAGGCTGGGTAG
- a CDS encoding serine hydrolase domain-containing protein, which translates to MTRLLSALVASFALAVQLASAQTAASVRVRIDRAAEFYRSRDGFMGVVAVERDHQLIFQQGYGYANLEWQIPFTPDTRFRIGSLSKQFTAAAVLLLQQEGKLKTSDLLSRFYPHSPVAWGGITLRNLLTHSSGIPDVDFGLILKYSPHSPEELMQGVLEKPLAFQPGSKFEYANINYMLLGRVIEQASGEPYCRFLEERIFQPLQLAQTGCDWNSSLVSHRAYGYHPSGHGPFPVADLDLASLAGAGNLYSTAGDLVRWTEALHGGKVLAPASFAEMTKPFLHGYGYGLYIDGEGETLDIFHNGTVDGFFSFLDYLPGTKTTVVVLSNLVAEGNQSTPGSAALDTEIVHLAMNEDAILPSEGKEASVPENTLRSYVGRYGSADTKDPQFLLLTFADGHLYIQNEGSQKTPSRMVAESPLRFYLTNQEVEITFASGKTSSFDLVDLSGIWGDTFTRVQAPEAKAVDHAPK; encoded by the coding sequence ATGACACGTCTCCTTTCGGCCCTTGTTGCTTCCTTTGCGCTAGCGGTTCAGCTTGCCTCGGCGCAGACGGCGGCTTCGGTTCGTGTTCGCATCGATCGAGCGGCAGAGTTTTATCGGAGTCGTGATGGCTTTATGGGAGTGGTGGCTGTAGAGCGGGATCATCAGCTCATCTTCCAGCAAGGTTATGGGTACGCCAATCTCGAATGGCAGATTCCCTTCACGCCCGACACGCGTTTTCGTATCGGGTCGCTCTCTAAGCAGTTCACCGCGGCTGCTGTCCTGTTGCTTCAGCAGGAGGGGAAGCTGAAGACGAGCGATCTCCTCAGTCGTTTCTACCCGCATTCTCCTGTTGCGTGGGGCGGCATTACACTGCGTAATCTGTTGACTCATAGCTCGGGCATTCCGGATGTGGATTTTGGCCTTATCCTCAAATACTCGCCGCACAGCCCGGAAGAGCTGATGCAGGGAGTTCTGGAGAAGCCTCTTGCGTTCCAGCCCGGTTCGAAGTTTGAATACGCCAATATCAATTACATGCTGCTTGGACGGGTGATCGAACAGGCGAGTGGTGAACCGTACTGCCGGTTCCTTGAGGAGCGCATCTTCCAGCCGCTACAGCTTGCGCAGACTGGTTGCGACTGGAACTCGAGCCTGGTCTCCCATCGCGCTTATGGGTATCACCCGTCCGGCCACGGTCCTTTTCCTGTGGCGGACCTTGATCTCGCGAGTTTGGCGGGTGCGGGGAACCTCTACTCCACGGCTGGCGACCTGGTTCGGTGGACAGAAGCTTTGCATGGGGGGAAGGTGCTTGCGCCGGCCTCGTTTGCGGAGATGACGAAACCCTTTCTTCATGGCTATGGTTATGGTCTGTATATCGATGGGGAGGGTGAGACGCTCGATATCTTCCACAATGGCACGGTGGATGGATTCTTTTCGTTTCTCGACTATCTTCCGGGGACGAAGACCACTGTTGTCGTGCTGTCGAATCTGGTGGCCGAAGGCAATCAGAGTACACCGGGGAGCGCGGCCCTCGATACGGAGATCGTACATCTTGCGATGAACGAAGACGCGATTCTTCCTTCTGAGGGCAAGGAGGCGAGTGTGCCGGAGAACACGCTGCGCTCTTATGTCGGCCGCTATGGTAGCGCTGATACGAAGGATCCGCAGTTTCTCCTGCTGACCTTCGCGGACGGCCATCTCTATATTCAAAACGAAGGCTCGCAGAAGACACCGTCGCGGATGGTGGCAGAGAGTCCATTGAGGTTTTATCTCACGAACCAGGAGGTTGAGATAACCTTCGCTTCCGGCAAGACCAGCAGCTTTGATCTGGTCGATCTCTCCGGCATTTGGGGTGACACCTTTACTCGTGTGCAGGCGCCTGAAGCGAAGGCTGTTGATCATGCGCCGAAGTAG
- a CDS encoding acido-empty-quinoprotein group A: MMLPKRPFLFWVPLFVLVFTAVFAANGQNVDTQMLVHPPVDSWPGFHGDYSGRRHSSFTQITPANVNKLTLAWAFQTGLAGAGIKSTPILVDGIMYFTMPDHLWAVDARSGHLIWHYQYPPNKGNHIGQRGVAIYRDWIFFMGPDDHMVSLNAKDGRVRWNIAVADVNEGYWTTMAPLVVGNHVIVGVGGDLDNLPMFVQAFDVETGKLQWRWNVNPKGDGKHAETGGTTWMPGTYDPALNLVYWGTGNPTPVLAGGARPGNNLYTCSIVALNADTGELVWAFQVTPHDTHDWDAVEIPVLVDGMFKGKPRKMLMQATRSGYFFVLDRVTGENLVTAPFGPVNWAKGVDAKGEPIPDPAKEPAPDGRLIAPDEGGLTNYRSPSFDPKTGLFLVSAQPSYSLYFTKPADGTFGWAGADYGLWGKGVLEAIDYRTGKIRWSHELGEGGPGAGVLSTDSGITFTGDVHGNVLALDTSDGKTLWHAGLGSSVRNSPITYELDGRQYVVVAGGGVLFAWALPEEQK; this comes from the coding sequence ATGATGCTGCCTAAAAGACCGTTCCTTTTCTGGGTTCCTTTGTTTGTGCTGGTGTTTACGGCAGTTTTTGCTGCGAATGGGCAGAATGTTGATACGCAGATGTTGGTGCATCCTCCGGTGGATAGCTGGCCCGGCTTTCATGGGGACTATTCGGGACGGAGGCACAGCAGCTTTACGCAGATTACTCCGGCGAACGTCAATAAGCTGACGCTGGCGTGGGCGTTCCAGACAGGACTGGCTGGGGCCGGCATCAAGTCGACGCCGATTCTGGTGGACGGGATTATGTACTTTACGATGCCGGATCATCTGTGGGCGGTGGATGCGCGCTCGGGTCATCTGATCTGGCACTATCAGTATCCGCCGAACAAGGGGAATCATATTGGGCAGCGGGGAGTGGCGATCTATCGCGATTGGATCTTCTTCATGGGACCGGATGATCACATGGTGAGTCTGAATGCGAAGGATGGCAGGGTGCGCTGGAACATTGCCGTGGCGGATGTCAATGAGGGCTACTGGACGACGATGGCTCCGCTGGTGGTGGGAAACCATGTGATTGTGGGGGTGGGGGGCGACCTGGATAACCTTCCCATGTTTGTGCAGGCGTTTGATGTGGAGACGGGCAAGCTGCAATGGAGGTGGAATGTCAATCCGAAGGGGGATGGGAAGCATGCGGAGACGGGGGGAACGACGTGGATGCCGGGGACGTATGATCCAGCTCTGAACCTGGTGTATTGGGGGACGGGAAATCCGACGCCGGTGCTGGCGGGGGGTGCGCGTCCGGGGAATAATCTGTATACGTGCAGCATTGTGGCTTTGAATGCGGATACGGGAGAGCTGGTCTGGGCGTTCCAGGTGACGCCGCATGACACGCATGACTGGGATGCGGTGGAGATTCCGGTGCTGGTGGATGGGATGTTCAAGGGGAAGCCGCGCAAGATGCTGATGCAGGCTACGCGGAGCGGCTACTTCTTTGTGCTGGACCGGGTGACGGGAGAGAACCTGGTGACGGCACCGTTCGGTCCGGTGAACTGGGCCAAGGGTGTGGATGCGAAGGGAGAGCCGATTCCTGATCCGGCGAAGGAACCGGCGCCGGATGGACGGCTGATTGCTCCGGATGAGGGTGGTTTGACGAACTACCGGTCGCCTAGCTTCGATCCGAAGACGGGGCTTTTTCTGGTGAGCGCGCAGCCGAGCTACAGTCTCTATTTCACGAAGCCGGCGGATGGTACGTTTGGCTGGGCGGGCGCTGATTATGGGCTGTGGGGTAAGGGAGTGCTGGAGGCGATTGACTATCGGACGGGGAAGATTCGGTGGAGTCATGAGCTGGGCGAAGGCGGGCCGGGAGCGGGGGTGCTGAGCACGGACTCCGGCATCACGTTTACGGGCGATGTGCATGGCAATGTGCTGGCGCTGGATACGAGCGATGGCAAGACGCTTTGGCATGCGGGGTTGGGATCGTCGGTCCGGAACTCTCCTATAACGTATGAGCTGGATGGACGGCAGTATGTGGTGGTGGCTGGAGGGGGCGTGCTGTTTGCGTGGGCTTTGCCGGAGGAGCAGAAGTAG